One segment of Rhipicephalus sanguineus isolate Rsan-2018 chromosome 6, BIME_Rsan_1.4, whole genome shotgun sequence DNA contains the following:
- the LOC119396172 gene encoding uncharacterized protein LOC119396172 isoform X4 — protein sequence MARMFVPAALWLCATLLGQQHNVQGAPRPVRQISPVDHGPYTATVHATPFMSSGVLGGIGSALGGLHSTVMDGLHGALHGGGMLGGVPGFHTPLTAASHLLSGTFGAVGHHLGGLTGASPLGGLATPLTSPLSALSPALSGLSGGILPGSPGGGMSVLTHTVHYGSSGDMGLAAAEHQHLTSTAHQHSLLASQALAAADAVENAQLQASLARRHLIHKALAHQSLASQAQMMAHNAHARLLQAQAAHTSVMSMYHNGFGQGYPMMGMPAYAGFPVGGYPGGMMPLVGGAMGYAENPLHSIIRKHCTTVRYINGGGGMYPMPLGLSSGIGGSYPYGVHSAMALGHGVGVYGMHGAYGSSPLLAGGVAPLHSGLGMGIAGLHGGYGGVYSGLGGLHSGLGYGAAGLYHGLHSGLGYGAAGLYNGLHSGLGYGAAGLHGGLGYGATSLYHGLHGGLGYGAAGLYHGLHGGLGYGAAGLYHGLHSGLGYGAAGLYHGLHSGLGYGAAGLYHGLHGGLGYGASGLYHGLHGGMGYGAAGLYHGLHGGLGYGAAGLYHGLHSGLSYGAAGLHSGLGYGIGGLHGGLSHAAYGLHSGMGLAGGSLAYGAGGLFGAHHPVHTAMHSSSFSSYGGYGAYGAGGGLLRR from the exons ATGGCTCGCATGTTTGTTCCGGCGGCACTCTGGCTATGCGCGACGCTGCTCGGTCAACAACACAATGTCCAGGGAGCACCGAGGCCCGTCCGTCAGATCAGTCCAG TTGACCATGGTCCGTACACGGCCACCGTCCATGCGACGCCGTTCATGTCGTCCGGAGTCCTGGGCGGCATCGGGTCCGCTCTCGGTGGCCTGCACAGCACCGTAATGGACGGCCTGCACGGGGCACTGCACGGCGGCGGCATGTTGGGAGGCGTCCCGGGCTTCCACACTCCGCTTACGGCCGCGAGTCACTTGCTGTCGGGGACGTTCGGCGCCGTGGGACACCATCTGGGCGGCCTGACAGGGGCAAGTCCTCTGGGAGGCCTCGCCACACCTCTCACATCGCCGCTCTCGGCCCTGTCTCCAGCCCTCAGCGGCCTTTCCGGTGGTATTCTTCCAGGCAGCCCAGGTGGCGGCATGTCCGTACTCACTCACACAGTCCACTACGGCAGCTCGGGCGACATGGGCCTCGCCGCGGCCGAGCACCAACATCTGACTAGTACGGCCCACCAGCACAGTCTTCTGGCCAGTCAGGCGTTGGCCGCTGCGGACGCCGTCGAGAACGCCCAACTGCAGGCCTCTCTTGCCCGGAGGCACCTCATCCACAAGGCCCTAGCGCACCAGAGCCTCGCGAGTCAGGCGCAGATGATGGCCCACAACGCTCACGCGCGTTTGCTTCAAGCACAGGCTGCGCACACTAGCGTGATGTCCATGTACCATAACGGCTTTGGCCAAGGGTATCCCATGATGGGCATGCCGGCGTACGCAGGTTTCCCCGTAGGGGGTTACCCAGGAGGAATGATGCCCCTAGTAGGCGGCGCCATGGGCTACGCTGAGAACCCTCTGCACAGCATCATCAGGAAACACTGCACGACAGTGCGTTACATCAATGGTGGTGGCGGTATGTACCCAATGCCGTTGGGTCTGTCGAGCGGTATCGGAGGAAGCTACCCCTACGGCGTACACAGTGCCATGGCCCTCGGGCACGGAGTCGGCGTCTACGGTATGCATGGCGCGTATGGAAGTAGTCCACTTCTCGCCGGTGGCGTTGCGCCGCTTCACAGTGGCCTCGGCATGGGAATTGCAGGTCTGCACGGCGGATACGGAGGTGTATACAGCGGCTTGGGAGGTCTTCACTCTGGGCTTGGATACGGCGCAGCCGGTCTTTATCATGGTCTTCACAGCGGGCTCGGATACGGCGCAGCAGGTCTTTACAATGGTCTTCACAGTGGTCTTGGATACGGCGCAGCCGGTTTGCATGGTGGTCTCGGATACGGTGCCACCAGCCTCTACCATGGTCTTCATGGTGGCCTAGGATACGGTGCGGCTGGTCTCTACCACGGATTGCACGGTGGTTTGGGCTATGGAGCCGCAGGTCTCTACCACGGACTCCACAGTGGTTTGGGCTATGGAGCCGCAGGTCTCTACCACGGACTCCACAGTGGTTTGGGATACGGAGCCGCAGGTCTCTACCATGGACTTCACGGTGGTTTGGGCTACGGAGCCTCAGGTCTTTATCACGGACTCCACGGTGGTATGGGATACGGAGCCGCAGGTCTTTATCACGGACTTCACGGTGGTTTAGGCTATGGTGCAGCCGGTCTTTACCACGGGCTTCACAGTGGTCTGAGCTACGGAGCCGCTGGACTACACAGCGGCCTCGGCTATGGCATCGGAGGCCTACATGGAGGTCTCTCGCACGCAGCTTACGGCCTGCACAGCGGAATGGGACTCGCTGGTGGCAGTCTTGCTTACGGCGCTGGAGGACTTTTCGGAGCCCATCATCCTGTCCACACGGCCATGCATTCGTCAAGTTTCTCAAGttacggtggttacggtgcttacGGCGCAGGCGGGGGTTTGCTTCGTCGCTGA
- the LOC119396172 gene encoding uncharacterized PE-PGRS family protein PE_PGRS3 isoform X1, which produces MARMFVPAALWLCATLLGQQHNVQGAPRPVRQISPGLLEEGSTQQKVTQQQSKTLTKPFSHAVDHGPYTATVHATPFMSSGVLGGIGSALGGLHSTVMDGLHGALHGGGMLGGVPGFHTPLTAASHLLSGTFGAVGHHLGGLTGASPLGGLATPLTSPLSALSPALSGLSGGILPGSPGGGMSVLTHTVHYGSSGDMGLAAAEHQHLTSTAHQHSLLASQALAAADAVENAQLQASLARRHLIHKALAHQSLASQAQMMAHNAHARLLQAQAAHTSVMSMYHNGFGQGYPMMGMPAYAGFPVGGYPGGMMPLVGGAMGYAENPLHSIIRKHCTTVRYINGGGGMYPMPLGLSSGIGGSYPYGVHSAMALGHGVGVYGMHGAYGSSPLLAGGVAPLHSGLGMGIAGLHGGYGGVYSGLGGLHSGLGYGAAGLYHGLHSGLGYGAAGLYNGLHSGLGYGAAGLHGGLGYGATSLYHGLHGGLGYGAAGLYHGLHGGLGYGAAGLYHGLHSGLGYGAAGLYHGLHGGLGYGASGLYHGLHGGMGYGAAGLYHGLHGGLGYGAAGLYHGLHSGLSYGAAGLHSGLGYGIGGLHGGLSHAAYGLHSGMGLAGGSLAYGAGGLFGAHHPVHTAMHSSSFSSYGGYGAYGAGGGLLRR; this is translated from the exons ATGGCTCGCATGTTTGTTCCGGCGGCACTCTGGCTATGCGCGACGCTGCTCGGTCAACAACACAATGTCCAGGGAGCACCGAGGCCCGTCCGTCAGATCAGTCCAGGTCTGTTGGAAGAGGGTAGCACTCAACAGAAGGTCACCCAGCAACAGTCTAAAACCCTGACTAAGCCCTTCTCCCATGCAGTTGACCATGGTCCGTACACGGCCACCGTCCATGCGACGCCGTTCATGTCGTCCGGAGTCCTGGGCGGCATCGGGTCCGCTCTCGGTGGCCTGCACAGCACCGTAATGGACGGCCTGCACGGGGCACTGCACGGCGGCGGCATGTTGGGAGGCGTCCCGGGCTTCCACACTCCGCTTACGGCCGCGAGTCACTTGCTGTCGGGGACGTTCGGCGCCGTGGGACACCATCTGGGCGGCCTGACAGGGGCAAGTCCTCTGGGAGGCCTCGCCACACCTCTCACATCGCCGCTCTCGGCCCTGTCTCCAGCCCTCAGCGGCCTTTCCGGTGGTATTCTTCCAGGCAGCCCAGGTGGCGGCATGTCCGTACTCACTCACACAGTCCACTACGGCAGCTCGGGCGACATGGGCCTCGCCGCGGCCGAGCACCAACATCTGACTAGTACGGCCCACCAGCACAGTCTTCTGGCCAGTCAGGCGTTGGCCGCTGCGGACGCCGTCGAGAACGCCCAACTGCAGGCCTCTCTTGCCCGGAGGCACCTCATCCACAAGGCCCTAGCGCACCAGAGCCTCGCGAGTCAGGCGCAGATGATGGCCCACAACGCTCACGCGCGTTTGCTTCAAGCACAGGCTGCGCACACTAGCGTGATGTCCATGTACCATAACGGCTTTGGCCAAGGGTATCCCATGATGGGCATGCCGGCGTACGCAGGTTTCCCCGTAGGGGGTTACCCAGGAGGAATGATGCCCCTAGTAGGCGGCGCCATGGGCTACGCTGAGAACCCTCTGCACAGCATCATCAGGAAACACTGCACGACAGTGCGTTACATCAATGGTGGTGGCGGTATGTACCCAATGCCGTTGGGTCTGTCGAGCGGTATCGGAGGAAGCTACCCCTACGGCGTACACAGTGCCATGGCCCTCGGGCACGGAGTCGGCGTCTACGGTATGCATGGCGCGTATGGAAGTAGTCCACTTCTCGCCGGTGGCGTTGCGCCGCTTCACAGTGGCCTCGGCATGGGAATTGCAGGTCTGCACGGCGGATACGGAGGTGTATACAGCGGCTTGGGAGGTCTTCACTCTGGGCTTGGATACGGCGCAGCCGGTCTTTATCATGGTCTTCACAGCGGGCTCGGATACGGCGCAGCAGGTCTTTACAATGGTCTTCACAGTGGTCTTGGATACGGCGCAGCCGGTTTGCATGGTGGTCTCGGATACGGTGCCACCAGCCTCTACCATGGTCTTCATGGTGGCCTAGGATACGGTGCGGCTGGTCTCTACCACGGATTGCACGGTGGTTTGGGCTATGGAGCCGCAGGTCTCTACCACGGACTCCACAGTGGTTTGGGCTATGGAGCCGCAG GTCTCTACCATGGACTTCACGGTGGTTTGGGCTACGGAGCCTCAGGTCTTTATCACGGACTCCACGGTGGTATGGGATACGGAGCCGCAGGTCTTTATCACGGACTTCACGGTGGTTTAGGCTATGGTGCAGCCGGTCTTTACCACGGGCTTCACAGTGGTCTGAGCTACGGAGCCGCTGGACTACACAGCGGCCTCGGCTATGGCATCGGAGGCCTACATGGAGGTCTCTCGCACGCAGCTTACGGCCTGCACAGCGGAATGGGACTCGCTGGTGGCAGTCTTGCTTACGGCGCTGGAGGACTTTTCGGAGCCCATCATCCTGTCCACACGGCCATGCATTCGTCAAGTTTCTCAAGttacggtggttacggtgcttacGGCGCAGGCGGGGGTTTGCTTCGTCGCTGA
- the LOC119398015 gene encoding dynein light chain 1, cytoplasmic — MAVSPQAMNRKVVVKATDIPDHMQQEAISVAMAAIEKHKILRDVAAFIKTEFDRKFGPTWHCVVGRSFGSYVTYETKRFTYFYVGQIAVLLFKAG; from the coding sequence ATGGCCGTCAGCCCGCAAGCCATGAACAGGAAGGTCGTGGTGAAGGCGACCGACATACCCGACCACATGCAGCAGGAAGCCATCAGCGTCGCCATGGCGGCAATCGAGAAGCACAAGATCCTGCGTGACGTGGCGGCGTTCATCAAGACCGAGTTCGACCGCAAGTTTGGCCCCACCTGGCACTGCGTGGTGGGCCGCTCGTTCGGCTCCTACGTCACGTACGAGACCAAGCGTTTCACGTACTTCTACGTGGGCCAGATCGCCGTGCTGCTTTTCAAGGCCGGCTGA
- the LOC119396172 gene encoding fibroin heavy chain isoform X2: MARMFVPAALWLCATLLGQQHNVQGAPRPVRQISPGLLEEGSTQQKVTQQQSKTLTKPFSHAVDHGPYTATVHATPFMSSGVLGGIGSALGGLHSTVMDGLHGALHGGGMLGGVPGFHTPLTAASHLLSGTFGAVGHHLGGLTGASPLGGLATPLTSPLSALSPALSGLSGGILPGSPGGGMSVLTHTVHYGSSGDMGLAAAEHQHLTSTAHQHSLLASQALAAADAVENAQLQASLARRHLIHKALAHQSLASQAQMMAHNAHARLLQAQAAHTSVMSMYHNGFGQGYPMMGMPAYAGFPVGGYPGGMMPLVGGAMGYAENPLHSIIRKHCTTVRYINGGGGMYPMPLGLSSGIGGSYPYGVHSAMALGHGVGVYGMHGAYGSSPLLAGGVAPLHSGLGMGIAGLHGGYGGVYSGLGGLHSGLGYGAAGLYHGLHSGLGYGAAGLYNGLHSGLGYGAAGLHGGLGYGATSLYHGLHGGLGYGAAGLYHGLHGGLGYGAAGLYHGLHSGLGYGAAGLYHGLHSGLGYGAAGLYHGLHGGLGYGASGLYHGLHGGLGYGAAGLYHGLHSGLSYGAAGLHSGLGYGIGGLHGGLSHAAYGLHSGMGLAGGSLAYGAGGLFGAHHPVHTAMHSSSFSSYGGYGAYGAGGGLLRR; the protein is encoded by the exons ATGGCTCGCATGTTTGTTCCGGCGGCACTCTGGCTATGCGCGACGCTGCTCGGTCAACAACACAATGTCCAGGGAGCACCGAGGCCCGTCCGTCAGATCAGTCCAGGTCTGTTGGAAGAGGGTAGCACTCAACAGAAGGTCACCCAGCAACAGTCTAAAACCCTGACTAAGCCCTTCTCCCATGCAGTTGACCATGGTCCGTACACGGCCACCGTCCATGCGACGCCGTTCATGTCGTCCGGAGTCCTGGGCGGCATCGGGTCCGCTCTCGGTGGCCTGCACAGCACCGTAATGGACGGCCTGCACGGGGCACTGCACGGCGGCGGCATGTTGGGAGGCGTCCCGGGCTTCCACACTCCGCTTACGGCCGCGAGTCACTTGCTGTCGGGGACGTTCGGCGCCGTGGGACACCATCTGGGCGGCCTGACAGGGGCAAGTCCTCTGGGAGGCCTCGCCACACCTCTCACATCGCCGCTCTCGGCCCTGTCTCCAGCCCTCAGCGGCCTTTCCGGTGGTATTCTTCCAGGCAGCCCAGGTGGCGGCATGTCCGTACTCACTCACACAGTCCACTACGGCAGCTCGGGCGACATGGGCCTCGCCGCGGCCGAGCACCAACATCTGACTAGTACGGCCCACCAGCACAGTCTTCTGGCCAGTCAGGCGTTGGCCGCTGCGGACGCCGTCGAGAACGCCCAACTGCAGGCCTCTCTTGCCCGGAGGCACCTCATCCACAAGGCCCTAGCGCACCAGAGCCTCGCGAGTCAGGCGCAGATGATGGCCCACAACGCTCACGCGCGTTTGCTTCAAGCACAGGCTGCGCACACTAGCGTGATGTCCATGTACCATAACGGCTTTGGCCAAGGGTATCCCATGATGGGCATGCCGGCGTACGCAGGTTTCCCCGTAGGGGGTTACCCAGGAGGAATGATGCCCCTAGTAGGCGGCGCCATGGGCTACGCTGAGAACCCTCTGCACAGCATCATCAGGAAACACTGCACGACAGTGCGTTACATCAATGGTGGTGGCGGTATGTACCCAATGCCGTTGGGTCTGTCGAGCGGTATCGGAGGAAGCTACCCCTACGGCGTACACAGTGCCATGGCCCTCGGGCACGGAGTCGGCGTCTACGGTATGCATGGCGCGTATGGAAGTAGTCCACTTCTCGCCGGTGGCGTTGCGCCGCTTCACAGTGGCCTCGGCATGGGAATTGCAGGTCTGCACGGCGGATACGGAGGTGTATACAGCGGCTTGGGAGGTCTTCACTCTGGGCTTGGATACGGCGCAGCCGGTCTTTATCATGGTCTTCACAGCGGGCTCGGATACGGCGCAGCAGGTCTTTACAATGGTCTTCACAGTGGTCTTGGATACGGCGCAGCCGGTTTGCATGGTGGTCTCGGATACGGTGCCACCAGCCTCTACCATGGTCTTCATGGTGGCCTAGGATACGGTGCGGCTGGTCTCTACCACGGATTGCACGGTGGTTTGGGCTATGGAGCCGCAGGTCTCTACCACGGACTCCACAGTGGTTTGGGCTATGGAGCCGCAGGTCTCTACCACGGACTCCACAGTGGTTTGGGATACGGAGCCGCAGGTCTCTACCATGGACTTCACGGTGGTTTGGGCTACGGAGCCTCAG GTCTTTATCACGGACTTCACGGTGGTTTAGGCTATGGTGCAGCCGGTCTTTACCACGGGCTTCACAGTGGTCTGAGCTACGGAGCCGCTGGACTACACAGCGGCCTCGGCTATGGCATCGGAGGCCTACATGGAGGTCTCTCGCACGCAGCTTACGGCCTGCACAGCGGAATGGGACTCGCTGGTGGCAGTCTTGCTTACGGCGCTGGAGGACTTTTCGGAGCCCATCATCCTGTCCACACGGCCATGCATTCGTCAAGTTTCTCAAGttacggtggttacggtgcttacGGCGCAGGCGGGGGTTTGCTTCGTCGCTGA
- the LOC119396172 gene encoding uncharacterized protein LOC119396172 isoform X3: protein MARMFVPAALWLCATLLGQQHNVQGAPRPVRQISPGLLEEGSTQQKVTQQQSKTLTKPFSHAVDHGPYTATVHATPFMSSGVLGGIGSALGGLHSTVMDGLHGALHGGGMLGGVPGFHTPLTAASHLLSGTFGAVGHHLGGLTGASPLGGLATPLTSPLSALSPALSGLSGGILPGSPGGGMSVLTHTVHYGSSGDMGLAAAEHQHLTSTAHQHSLLASQALAAADAVENAQLQASLARRHLIHKALAHQSLASQAQMMAHNAHARLLQAQAAHTSVMSMYHNGFGQGYPMMGMPAYAGFPVGGYPGGMMPLVGGAMGYAENPLHSIIRKHCTTVRYINGGGGMYPMPLGLSSGIGGSYPYGVHSAMALGHGVGVYGMHGAYGSSPLLAGGVAPLHSGLGMGIAGLHGGYGGVYSGLGGLHSGLGYGAAGLYNGLHSGLGYGAAGLHGGLGYGATSLYHGLHGGLGYGAAGLYHGLHGGLGYGAAGLYHGLHSGLGYGAAGLYHGLHSGLGYGAAGLYHGLHGGLGYGASGLYHGLHGGMGYGAAGLYHGLHGGLGYGAAGLYHGLHSGLSYGAAGLHSGLGYGIGGLHGGLSHAAYGLHSGMGLAGGSLAYGAGGLFGAHHPVHTAMHSSSFSSYGGYGAYGAGGGLLRR from the exons ATGGCTCGCATGTTTGTTCCGGCGGCACTCTGGCTATGCGCGACGCTGCTCGGTCAACAACACAATGTCCAGGGAGCACCGAGGCCCGTCCGTCAGATCAGTCCAGGTCTGTTGGAAGAGGGTAGCACTCAACAGAAGGTCACCCAGCAACAGTCTAAAACCCTGACTAAGCCCTTCTCCCATGCAGTTGACCATGGTCCGTACACGGCCACCGTCCATGCGACGCCGTTCATGTCGTCCGGAGTCCTGGGCGGCATCGGGTCCGCTCTCGGTGGCCTGCACAGCACCGTAATGGACGGCCTGCACGGGGCACTGCACGGCGGCGGCATGTTGGGAGGCGTCCCGGGCTTCCACACTCCGCTTACGGCCGCGAGTCACTTGCTGTCGGGGACGTTCGGCGCCGTGGGACACCATCTGGGCGGCCTGACAGGGGCAAGTCCTCTGGGAGGCCTCGCCACACCTCTCACATCGCCGCTCTCGGCCCTGTCTCCAGCCCTCAGCGGCCTTTCCGGTGGTATTCTTCCAGGCAGCCCAGGTGGCGGCATGTCCGTACTCACTCACACAGTCCACTACGGCAGCTCGGGCGACATGGGCCTCGCCGCGGCCGAGCACCAACATCTGACTAGTACGGCCCACCAGCACAGTCTTCTGGCCAGTCAGGCGTTGGCCGCTGCGGACGCCGTCGAGAACGCCCAACTGCAGGCCTCTCTTGCCCGGAGGCACCTCATCCACAAGGCCCTAGCGCACCAGAGCCTCGCGAGTCAGGCGCAGATGATGGCCCACAACGCTCACGCGCGTTTGCTTCAAGCACAGGCTGCGCACACTAGCGTGATGTCCATGTACCATAACGGCTTTGGCCAAGGGTATCCCATGATGGGCATGCCGGCGTACGCAGGTTTCCCCGTAGGGGGTTACCCAGGAGGAATGATGCCCCTAGTAGGCGGCGCCATGGGCTACGCTGAGAACCCTCTGCACAGCATCATCAGGAAACACTGCACGACAGTGCGTTACATCAATGGTGGTGGCGGTATGTACCCAATGCCGTTGGGTCTGTCGAGCGGTATCGGAGGAAGCTACCCCTACGGCGTACACAGTGCCATGGCCCTCGGGCACGGAGTCGGCGTCTACGGTATGCATGGCGCGTATGGAAGTAGTCCACTTCTCGCCGGTGGCGTTGCGCCGCTTCACAGTGGCCTCGGCATGGGAATTGCAGGTCTGCACGGCGGATACGGAGGTGTATACAGCGGCTTGGGAGGTCTTCACTCTGGGCTTGGATACGGCGCAGCCG GTCTTTACAATGGTCTTCACAGTGGTCTTGGATACGGCGCAGCCGGTTTGCATGGTGGTCTCGGATACGGTGCCACCAGCCTCTACCATGGTCTTCATGGTGGCCTAGGATACGGTGCGGCTGGTCTCTACCACGGATTGCACGGTGGTTTGGGCTATGGAGCCGCAGGTCTCTACCACGGACTCCACAGTGGTTTGGGCTATGGAGCCGCAGGTCTCTACCACGGACTCCACAGTGGTTTGGGATACGGAGCCGCAGGTCTCTACCATGGACTTCACGGTGGTTTGGGCTACGGAGCCTCAGGTCTTTATCACGGACTCCACGGTGGTATGGGATACGGAGCCGCAGGTCTTTATCACGGACTTCACGGTGGTTTAGGCTATGGTGCAGCCGGTCTTTACCACGGGCTTCACAGTGGTCTGAGCTACGGAGCCGCTGGACTACACAGCGGCCTCGGCTATGGCATCGGAGGCCTACATGGAGGTCTCTCGCACGCAGCTTACGGCCTGCACAGCGGAATGGGACTCGCTGGTGGCAGTCTTGCTTACGGCGCTGGAGGACTTTTCGGAGCCCATCATCCTGTCCACACGGCCATGCATTCGTCAAGTTTCTCAAGttacggtggttacggtgcttacGGCGCAGGCGGGGGTTTGCTTCGTCGCTGA